Below is a window of Actinomycetes bacterium DNA.
TGCTCAAGGCGGTCACAGCGAACGCAGCAGCGCCCCGGCAAGCTGCACGAACGCGTTTGCGTACCCTTCACGTGGCTGTGAACGCTGCTGGGACCACGACCACGGGGAGGAGGTGCGCCCGGCGTGAAGCCGGAGACCCGCTACGCCAGGAGCGGCGAGGTCAGCATCGCCTACCAGGTCGTCGGGGAGGGTCCCTTGGACCTGGTGTACGTCCCCGGCTGGGTCACCAACATCGAGCTGATGTGGGAGGAGCCGAGCTACGCCCGGTTCCTGGACCGTCTGGCCTCGTTCTCCCGGCTGCTGCTGATCGACAAGCGAGGAACGGGGCTGTCGGATCGTGTTGTCGAAGCCGAGCTGCCCACCCTGGAGCAGCGGATAGACGACGTGCGGGCGGTCATGGACGCGGTGGGGTCGCAGCGGGCGGCGCTGGTGGGCCACTCCGAGGGCGGCAACATGGCGGTGCTGTTCGCGGCGACCTATCCGCAGCGGACCCTGGCGCTGGTGGCGTTTGGGATCTTCGCCACGCGGGTCTGGTCGCCTGACTACCCCTGGGCGCCCACCCCCAGGGAGCGCCAAGCCTGGTATGACCGGGTCGAGCAGGAGTGGGGCGGCCCGGTCGACCTGGCTGACCTCGCGCCGAGCGTCGCCGGGGACGAACGGTTCCGGCGATGGTGGGCGACCTATCTGCGGCAGGGCGCCAGCCCCAAGGCGGCGCTGACCCTGGCCAAGATGAACACCCAGATCGACCTGCGCGCGATCCTGCCCACGATCCGCGTCCCGACCCTGATCCTGCACCGCAGCGGCGACCGGGACGCGAGGATCGAGGAAGGCAGGTACATCGCCGCCCGCATCCCGGGCGCGAGGTTGGTCGAGCTCGCCGGCGTCGACCATCTCCCCTGGGTCGGCGACCAGGACACGGTGCTGGATGAGGTCCAGGAATTCCTCACCGGCGTCCGGCGGGAGCTGGACCGCTTCCACGGCCGGGCGGTCAAGACCGTGGGCGACGGGTTCCTAGCCACCTTCGACGGGCCGGCCCGCGCGATCCGCTGCGCATGCGCGATCCGCGACGCACTCGGCGGGCTCGGCCTCCAGATCCGGGCCGGGCTGCACACCGGGGAGTGCGAGCTGATCGGGGATGACATCGGTGGCATCGCGGTCCACATCGGCGCCCGGGTGGCGGCGCTGGCAGGGCCGGGTGAGGTCCTGGTGTCCAGGACGGTCAAGGACCTGGTGGCCGGGTCCGCCATCCAGTTCGAGGACCGGGGCACCCAGAGCCTCAAGGGAGTCCAGGAACCGTGGCGGCTGTTCGCTGTTCGGTGACTCCGGCGGGTGCCGATGCGACCCATCAGGGTGGCGGCGATCATGCGCTGCTTGAGGGCGGTGCCCAGCTCACCGGCTACCGCCACCGTCCGCTGCAGCAGCGGCGTCTCGATCGGCCCGGGCGCCACCGCGTTGCACCGGACCCCACGGCGCGCTGACTCGCGCGCGATCGCCTTGGTGAACCCGATCACGCCGGCCTTTGAGGCCGAGTAGACCGAGCCCGCCTCGTGCCGACGCGTCCTGCCTCGCTCGCGACGTTGACAATCGCGCCGCGTCCTCGTTCCTGCATACCGCGCAGGACAGCGTGCGTGCAGGCGAGCGTCCCATGCAGGTTCACACCGAGCACCTGGTCTCACTGCGCCTCGTCGGTGTCGATGAAAAAGCGCCAGCCGGTCACCACCAGCGTTGTTGACGAGGATGTCGATCAGGCCGACCGTCCGCTCCGCCTCCGCAATCGCCTGGCGGACCGACGCGACATCTGCCACGTCGCAGGCGACCGCGAAGCCGGCGACCTCGTCCGCGACCGCGCAGGCGCCAGGCACGTTGATGTCGGCGACCACACGAGCGCCCTCGGCTGCGAGCCGGCGGGCTGTGGCCGCGCCGATGCCGGACGCGCCACCCGTCACGAATGCAACGCGACCATGCAACCTCATGCGTCCACCTTCTGCCGCCACCGGTTCACGTATACGACCTGCTCGACCGGGCGGCGCATCGCGGGCTTGAAGCTGTCGCCCGTGTAGTAGGCGACGGGGATCATGGCAACCTGGGTGACCGTCTCGGGGATGCCGAGGACCCCGGCGGCCTCCCGCTCGTTGGCCAGGTGCAGCGTCGTGTACGCCGACCCGAGCCCCCGGCTGCGTAGCGCGAGCATGAAGTTCCACACCGCCGGCACGATCGACCCGTAGAGCCCCGCGGCGTCGAACACCGACGCGTTCTCCGGCAGACGCTGCAACACGCATGGGACCACCAGCACCGGCACCTCGTGCAGGTGGTCGGACAGGTACTGCGACGAGTCGAGGATCTTGTCCATGTCGGTGCGGCCCGCCTGCTGTGCCGCCGCCCGGTTCGCCGCCAGGTACGGGTCGTGGCTGCGGCGGTACAGCTCGGCGAGCCGCGCGCGAACGGCGGGATCGTCGACGATGAGCCAGCGCCAGGGCTGGCTGTTGCCGCCGATGGGCGCCTGCAGCGCGATGCGCAGGCACTCGAGCACGACGTCCCGCTCCACCGGACGCGATAGGTCGAGCCGCTTGCGCACCGACCGCGTGGTGGTGAGGAGCCGATCGGTCTGGACCAGGTCGAAGCCCGCTGCGGTGGGCATCAGACCTCCTTGTCAGCGAACCTCATAGAGCTCGTACCTCAGCGTTCGTCCGTCGAAGGTTCCCTCCAGGCGTCCCGACTCGACCTCGAAGATCATACGATCGCCCGCTGGCGTCCCCGACAGCACCAGTGGCGGCCGAAGCTCGGCCGTCATCGTCGCGAGGTCCACGAGCTCGATCGTCATGTCAGCAGCATCCTGGCCACCTGGTAGGCCTTGGTCAGGTCGGGTGCCTCGCCGGTGATGAGGTCGGTCCAGAGGAACGACTCGGCGATGCGGACCATCGCGAAGGCGAGCGTCTCCGGGTCGAGTCGGAGCTGCAGTCCCTTGTGCTC
It encodes the following:
- a CDS encoding adenylate/guanylate cyclase domain-containing protein — translated: MKPETRYARSGEVSIAYQVVGEGPLDLVYVPGWVTNIELMWEEPSYARFLDRLASFSRLLLIDKRGTGLSDRVVEAELPTLEQRIDDVRAVMDAVGSQRAALVGHSEGGNMAVLFAATYPQRTLALVAFGIFATRVWSPDYPWAPTPRERQAWYDRVEQEWGGPVDLADLAPSVAGDERFRRWWATYLRQGASPKAALTLAKMNTQIDLRAILPTIRVPTLILHRSGDRDARIEEGRYIAARIPGARLVELAGVDHLPWVGDQDTVLDEVQEFLTGVRRELDRFHGRAVKTVGDGFLATFDGPARAIRCACAIRDALGGLGLQIRAGLHTGECELIGDDIGGIAVHIGARVAALAGPGEVLVSRTVKDLVAGSAIQFEDRGTQSLKGVQEPWRLFAVR
- a CDS encoding nitroreductase family protein, which produces MPTAAGFDLVQTDRLLTTTRSVRKRLDLSRPVERDVVLECLRIALQAPIGGNSQPWRWLIVDDPAVRARLAELYRRSHDPYLAANRAAAQQAGRTDMDKILDSSQYLSDHLHEVPVLVVPCVLQRLPENASVFDAAGLYGSIVPAVWNFMLALRSRGLGSAYTTLHLANEREAAGVLGIPETVTQVAMIPVAYYTGDSFKPAMRRPVEQVVYVNRWRQKVDA